Proteins from a genomic interval of Candidatus Dependentiae bacterium:
- a CDS encoding thioredoxin family protein, with protein sequence MFAKHKGLVLLDFYSDNCPGCIRMLPVLEAIAYELGDKIKVLKTNHDDVADKNCEKHKGSIFRYLWNHYEPGVKVRRLPSLLVFKDGKYLGMTSKIMSKPQLLEYLQPFL encoded by the coding sequence GTGTTTGCAAAACATAAGGGCCTAGTTCTTCTTGATTTTTATAGTGATAATTGTCCTGGTTGCATTCGAATGCTTCCTGTTTTAGAAGCGATTGCTTATGAGCTTGGTGACAAGATAAAAGTATTGAAAACAAATCATGATGATGTTGCTGATAAAAATTGTGAAAAGCATAAAGGATCTATTTTTAGGTATTTATGGAATCACTATGAGCCTGGTGTTAAGGTAAGACGTTTACCATCCCTGCTTGTTTTCAAGGATGGAAAATACCTTGGAATGACAAGCAAGATCATGTCTAAACCTCAATTGCTTGAGTATTTGCAACCGTTTTTATAA
- a CDS encoding FAD-dependent oxidoreductase, translating into MGKVFKTFLVVLPVLCIVACFYGRRGSFRASVSKADQNVHAPESYSMQNALKEENVVPVAIIGSGPAGLSAALYVARAGMKAFVFAGPMPCGQLTQTTYIENWPGTEKIMGPELMNDMKKQVVSFGATIIHDTVTSIDFTKWPFSLKTEEGRCFKAMSIILATGATPKTLGIPGEQEFFGKGVTTCAVCDASFFKGKEVVISGGGDSAAEMVFELAPYVKKVTMLVRKGSMKAAAAIQKRVFECPNAVIEFHKELVAIYGSAKDCQKHEENTCGCNSPEVCAIDVYDNETKKTERRPIDGVFLSIGHDPNNKLIKGSIDLDEHGCMVMNGRTQQSSMPGVFAAGEIQDPFYRQAIVAAGEGAKAALDATSFLYDIGFTVAIGQKLDQNFSARFSDLKVELERIDQYEEELISMKS; encoded by the coding sequence ATGGGCAAAGTATTTAAAACTTTCTTAGTCGTTTTACCTGTTTTATGCATTGTCGCATGCTTTTACGGTCGTCGAGGATCGTTTCGAGCAAGCGTGAGCAAGGCTGATCAAAACGTTCATGCTCCCGAATCATATTCTATGCAAAATGCATTAAAAGAAGAAAATGTTGTTCCTGTGGCAATCATTGGTTCTGGACCTGCTGGGCTGAGCGCTGCTCTTTATGTAGCCAGGGCTGGGATGAAAGCATTTGTTTTTGCTGGTCCGATGCCATGTGGTCAGCTTACTCAAACAACTTATATTGAAAATTGGCCTGGCACTGAAAAAATTATGGGCCCTGAGCTGATGAATGATATGAAAAAACAGGTGGTCTCTTTCGGGGCCACAATTATTCATGACACCGTTACAAGTATTGATTTTACAAAGTGGCCCTTTTCTTTAAAGACAGAAGAGGGTCGTTGTTTTAAAGCTATGTCTATTATTTTAGCCACTGGAGCTACCCCTAAAACTTTAGGAATTCCAGGAGAGCAAGAATTTTTTGGTAAAGGTGTTACAACGTGCGCTGTCTGCGACGCATCATTTTTCAAAGGCAAAGAAGTGGTTATTTCTGGAGGTGGTGATAGTGCTGCAGAAATGGTCTTTGAGCTTGCTCCATATGTTAAAAAAGTTACGATGCTCGTTCGCAAAGGATCTATGAAAGCTGCAGCTGCGATACAAAAAAGAGTCTTTGAGTGTCCGAATGCAGTTATTGAATTCCATAAAGAGCTTGTAGCCATTTATGGATCGGCTAAGGACTGCCAAAAGCATGAAGAAAACACTTGTGGATGCAATTCGCCAGAAGTTTGTGCAATTGATGTGTATGACAATGAAACTAAAAAAACAGAGCGAAGGCCAATTGATGGGGTCTTTTTATCTATCGGTCATGATCCAAATAATAAATTAATTAAAGGTAGCATTGACCTGGATGAGCATGGTTGCATGGTTATGAACGGCAGAACGCAGCAAAGTTCAATGCCTGGAGTATTTGCAGCTGGAGAGATTCAGGATCCTTTTTATCGACAGGCAATTGTGGCTGCTGGTGAGGGTGCAAAAGCGGCACTTGATGCAACTTCCTTTTTATATGACATTGGATTTACTGTCGCAATCGGTCAAAAGTTAGATCAAAATTTTAGTGCCAGATTTTCAGATCTCAAAGTAGAGCTTGAAAGAATTGATCAGTATGAAGAAGAATTGATCAGTATGAAGAGCTAG